The Gemmata palustris genome includes a region encoding these proteins:
- a CDS encoding inorganic phosphate transporter — MNFWTAVGELGGWPLVFLIVALFVAFAFEFINGFHDTANAVTTVIYTRTLPATPAVLYSGLMNFTGALVTVLFGGAAVAFSIVNLLPVDLLIRADSNAALVMVLALLLAGVVWNLGTWYKGLPVSSSHTLIGSILGVGVANSLWNNEGLAGVNWAKAGEVGLGLLLSPLCGFLAAGALLLVMRRVLREPTLYEPPRDGDRPPAWVRVVLIFTCGGVSFAHGSNDGQKGMGLLLLVLIGFMPVHYALTVNKPETASSVCAAIGNVRAIYAKHGISLPEQLDKDLKFVADRLAGRESLTELAKLEERDEAGALVNVRWEVRQALQRTNRELKRVGTGRTGPDEFRKEVEVVRKTAIAPVIEFVPVWVVVCTALALGTGTCIGYKRIVVTVAEKIGKSHLTYGQGAAAEGVAAVTILAADFVHLPVSTTQVLSSGVAGTMAANGSGVQRATCQKIVLAWALTLPACMLLAGLLFVAGRLIVG, encoded by the coding sequence ATGAATTTCTGGACCGCCGTCGGGGAGCTCGGAGGTTGGCCGCTCGTATTCCTGATCGTCGCCCTCTTCGTCGCGTTCGCGTTCGAGTTCATTAACGGGTTCCACGACACCGCCAACGCGGTCACCACGGTCATCTACACGCGCACCCTCCCGGCGACACCGGCCGTCCTGTACTCCGGGCTGATGAACTTCACCGGGGCGCTCGTCACCGTTCTGTTCGGCGGCGCCGCGGTCGCGTTCAGCATCGTGAACCTGCTCCCGGTCGATTTGCTCATCCGAGCGGACTCGAACGCCGCTCTCGTGATGGTCCTGGCGCTGTTGCTCGCGGGCGTGGTGTGGAACCTCGGCACGTGGTACAAGGGCCTCCCGGTGTCGAGTTCGCACACGCTCATCGGCTCGATCCTCGGGGTCGGGGTGGCGAACAGTTTGTGGAACAACGAGGGGCTGGCGGGGGTGAACTGGGCGAAGGCCGGTGAGGTCGGGCTCGGGTTACTGTTGTCGCCGCTGTGCGGGTTTCTCGCGGCCGGGGCGCTCCTGCTCGTGATGCGCCGCGTGCTCCGGGAGCCGACGCTGTACGAACCGCCGCGGGACGGGGACCGACCGCCGGCCTGGGTGCGCGTGGTGCTGATCTTCACGTGCGGCGGGGTGAGCTTCGCGCACGGCTCGAACGACGGGCAAAAGGGGATGGGGCTCTTGCTGCTCGTGCTGATCGGGTTCATGCCGGTTCACTACGCGCTGACGGTAAATAAGCCGGAAACGGCGTCGAGCGTGTGCGCCGCGATCGGCAACGTGCGCGCGATCTACGCCAAGCACGGAATCTCGTTGCCGGAGCAACTGGACAAAGACCTGAAGTTCGTCGCGGACCGGCTCGCGGGGCGCGAGAGCCTGACCGAACTGGCCAAGCTGGAAGAACGGGACGAGGCCGGTGCCCTCGTAAACGTGCGGTGGGAAGTGCGACAGGCGCTCCAGCGCACCAACCGCGAACTCAAGCGCGTCGGGACCGGGCGCACCGGACCGGACGAGTTCCGAAAAGAGGTGGAAGTGGTCCGAAAAACGGCCATCGCGCCCGTTATCGAGTTCGTGCCGGTCTGGGTGGTGGTGTGTACCGCACTGGCGCTCGGAACCGGGACGTGCATCGGGTACAAGCGCATCGTCGTGACGGTCGCGGAGAAAATCGGCAAATCGCACCTGACATACGGTCAGGGGGCCGCCGCCGAGGGCGTCGCCGCGGTCACGATCCTCGCCGCCGATTTCGTTCACCTGCCGGTCAGCACGACTCAGGTACTTTCGAGCGGCGTGGCCGGCACAATGGCCGCGAACGGGTCCGGCGTCCAGCGCGCGACGTGTCAGAAGATCGTGCTCGCGTGGGCGCTCACGTTGCCCGCGTGCATGCTCCTGGCCGGGTTGCTGTTCGTCGCGGGGCGGCTGATCGTGGGATGA
- a CDS encoding hydroxypyruvate isomerase family protein, which produces MTPDRRTFLSAGAMAALVPSTGRAEPEPKVAKPGQTKNTKFAVNIEMWWRKERDYLKRLEAAAALGFNAVELWPWENKDQNAVAETCERLGIKIVQFTAWGFKPGLNDPKNHNQFVEKIEKGCEVAKKWKCSMMCVVAGDDIKGVPQEKMHENVIEGLKKGAPIAEKHGITLILEPMNVRVDHKGHCLYGSAPTIKIVKAVNSKHVKILWDLYHMHITEGDLCGHLREGFAADAVAYIQLADHPGRNEPGTGEIHYPRVLKELKALKYTGYVGLECTPKGAEEAAAQAVYAADNW; this is translated from the coding sequence ATGACACCCGATCGCCGCACGTTCCTGTCCGCCGGCGCAATGGCCGCGCTGGTCCCGTCGACCGGCCGAGCCGAACCCGAGCCGAAAGTCGCCAAACCGGGGCAGACCAAGAACACGAAGTTCGCCGTCAACATCGAGATGTGGTGGCGCAAGGAGCGGGACTACCTCAAGCGGCTCGAAGCCGCGGCCGCGCTGGGCTTCAACGCGGTCGAACTGTGGCCGTGGGAGAACAAGGACCAAAACGCGGTCGCCGAGACGTGCGAGCGGCTCGGGATCAAAATCGTGCAGTTTACTGCGTGGGGCTTCAAACCCGGTCTCAACGACCCCAAGAACCACAACCAGTTCGTGGAGAAGATCGAGAAGGGGTGCGAGGTCGCGAAAAAGTGGAAGTGCTCGATGATGTGCGTGGTGGCCGGGGACGACATCAAGGGCGTGCCGCAAGAGAAGATGCACGAGAACGTCATTGAGGGCTTGAAGAAGGGCGCGCCGATCGCGGAGAAACACGGCATTACGCTCATCCTGGAGCCGATGAACGTCCGCGTCGATCACAAGGGCCACTGCTTGTACGGCTCCGCGCCGACCATAAAGATCGTCAAAGCGGTCAACTCGAAGCACGTCAAGATTTTGTGGGACTTATACCACATGCACATCACCGAGGGCGACCTCTGCGGTCACCTGCGCGAAGGCTTCGCGGCGGATGCCGTCGCGTACATCCAACTCGCCGATCACCCCGGGCGCAACGAACCGGGTACGGGCGAGATCCATTACCCGCGCGTGCTGAAGGAACTGAAGGCTCTCAAGTACACCGGGTACGTCGGCCTCGAATGCACACCGAAGGGCGCGGAAGAAGCCGCCGCACAAGCCGTTTACGCCGCCGACAACTGGTAA
- a CDS encoding SDR family oxidoreductase: MSKIIVITGATRGLGRALVSALAVAGHTVVGCGRSDGHVRALRTEFPAPHAFKQVDVTDANAVSSWAHEVLSQFGPPDLLVNNAALMNTPAPLWEVPADEFHSIIDVNVKGIFHVIRAFAPAMVARKAGVIVNLSSGWGRSTAPEVAPYCATKYAVEGLTLALAQELPNGMAAVPLNPGIIDTDMLRQAFAGGASSYPKPDAWAKRAAPLLLNLSAKDNGRPMTVS, encoded by the coding sequence TTGAGCAAAATCATCGTTATTACGGGTGCGACGCGGGGACTGGGCCGGGCGCTCGTTTCGGCGCTCGCGGTGGCCGGGCACACTGTCGTCGGGTGCGGGCGCAGCGACGGGCACGTGCGCGCCCTGCGCACCGAGTTCCCCGCTCCGCACGCCTTCAAGCAAGTGGACGTAACCGACGCCAACGCCGTGAGTTCGTGGGCGCACGAGGTGCTATCTCAATTCGGCCCGCCGGACCTGCTCGTCAACAACGCGGCGCTCATGAACACCCCGGCCCCTCTGTGGGAGGTGCCGGCGGACGAGTTTCATTCGATCATTGATGTGAACGTGAAGGGCATCTTCCACGTGATCCGCGCATTCGCTCCCGCGATGGTGGCGCGGAAGGCCGGCGTGATCGTGAACCTTTCGAGCGGGTGGGGGCGCAGCACCGCGCCGGAAGTGGCCCCGTACTGCGCCACGAAGTACGCGGTGGAGGGATTAACGCTCGCGCTCGCTCAGGAACTCCCGAACGGCATGGCCGCGGTTCCGCTAAATCCGGGAATCATCGACACGGACATGCTCCGGCAGGCGTTCGCGGGCGGCGCGAGTAGTTACCCCAAGCCCGACGCATGGGCGAAGCGCGCTGCACCACTCCTGCTGAATTTGAGCGCCAAGGACAACGGCCGACCGATGACCGTTTCGTAA
- a CDS encoding serine/threonine-protein kinase has translation MGTPTDPTGRPSSQRIAGPVPSSGEPEPKPIKDGSTDSHRPNNSLSDLIQSGGSSRTRSNESDIAQFLAHPQGGAANSDDAPTVITHNTKQAQPAPPVPLTVAGEPPSIAGRRLGHFELIEAIGSGGMAAVLKARDLELGRIVALKILPPEAARDPESVTRFKQEARSAAKLDHENVARVYFFGEDQGLNFIAFEFVEGDNLRVIIDRRGQLPPGECVRYMMQVAAGLNHAAERGVVHRDIKPSNILITPDGRAKIVDMGLARYLGSELVNGTVTQSGVTLGTFDYISPEQALDPRRADVRSDIYSLGCTFYHALTGRPPVPEGTAARKLRAHQEDDFLDPRELNPAISDELAAILARMMMKDQAARYQTPNELISHLKGLAERLHVADPLAHDSATKAVPAELRLLPETPRLRPWWVMAVVAVALAVVAFVVSTGNPGPAPGLPGTAGTFAKDKGKEKGNGQDANNGGDPATKGPTLPANPAASVVPVRKIEELAMKLKDPATTKVVLAPGEFDLRRLPQGILFQGNALELVGAGAGLTKIIVNASASTNRDTSGSLTVSARTVAISGVWFELRSDTENLTFDTPVGVQIEDAAEIKLTDCVFMPESPQPNHEARAVAVTRTPAAEGTAAVTVTRCLFAPGAVGLALPAGSTADVTDSGFAPHATAAVQITDAPVSESAAPAVVTLKRSSFMLDPNGAAVEGAPGRLSVGAFDCLFALVGNKTFRAPFASTDATKYGAGVVTRVRGDKLNLEKLKGMQFSVPPGRANAFYRVHPIGAPNTSFSFEECKAAFGLRTDEKNHVGLDQSPWSESKPVEAVVSKAPWKAFRLKVDDDVKDDPLLFMKNKGETTEPFGVVFDKKDEKPFGRRLAYPDIKFWPPKRPVSVAERPRKVWYPKAPAGTELAPGEFTELRTLLRVVRPGDTIQIRHHGVLRVDGEELKAATKPSEGEFRVTFEPYPNCEFVLESQGDEEIDQSLFKLKSGEVTFNGIHFLLKPSRAKNEVTAAVAVLGGRSCTFKNCTFTLAEKDDAQVAAVYLPNLKPVMEMDPVARSVPKVAFDHCVVRGRGRGVWVEVTRPLNLELSDTLTALDGPVLLSEAGGKPVATSTSTAKFLRVTALVAGPIVEMRGGKSADTMRTAGLTKLDVEADECLFVAVPLAGRPLVELDGVEPTDWKSVLSWQVKKANRYANFDTSAVVALIRPHGEGIAKEWGWDDWVGNVGEPASVTGKRIGKVTFAALPIGLKELATVKPADVVVKDADFPDPLDSKLIGSKLVEVGADPEKLPTAPDEMKPE, from the coding sequence ATGGGAACGCCGACCGATCCGACCGGCCGTCCGTCCTCGCAGAGAATTGCTGGGCCGGTACCGTCGTCGGGTGAGCCGGAGCCGAAACCCATCAAGGACGGGTCCACGGACTCGCACCGACCGAACAATTCGCTCTCCGATCTGATTCAAAGCGGCGGCTCGTCGCGGACCCGGTCGAACGAGTCCGATATCGCACAGTTCCTCGCGCACCCGCAGGGCGGTGCCGCGAACTCCGACGACGCACCCACGGTCATCACGCACAACACGAAGCAGGCCCAACCCGCTCCGCCGGTTCCGCTTACAGTTGCGGGCGAACCGCCCTCGATCGCGGGCCGGCGCCTGGGACACTTTGAGCTCATTGAGGCCATCGGGTCCGGCGGCATGGCGGCCGTACTGAAGGCCCGCGACCTCGAACTCGGGCGCATCGTCGCGCTGAAGATCCTGCCGCCCGAAGCCGCACGCGACCCGGAAAGCGTTACGCGGTTCAAGCAAGAAGCCCGGTCCGCCGCGAAACTCGATCACGAGAACGTCGCCCGGGTGTACTTCTTCGGCGAAGACCAGGGGTTGAACTTCATCGCGTTCGAGTTCGTCGAGGGCGACAACCTGCGGGTCATTATCGACCGGCGCGGGCAACTGCCCCCCGGCGAGTGCGTGCGCTACATGATGCAGGTGGCCGCGGGGCTGAACCACGCGGCCGAGCGCGGCGTCGTTCACCGCGACATCAAGCCGTCGAACATCCTCATCACCCCGGACGGGCGCGCGAAGATCGTCGACATGGGGCTCGCGCGGTACCTCGGCTCGGAACTGGTGAACGGCACCGTCACGCAGTCCGGGGTGACGCTCGGTACGTTCGACTACATTTCGCCGGAACAGGCACTCGACCCGCGTCGGGCGGACGTGCGGAGCGACATCTACTCCCTCGGTTGCACCTTCTACCACGCGCTCACCGGGCGGCCCCCCGTTCCCGAAGGGACCGCGGCCCGGAAGCTCCGCGCGCACCAAGAGGACGATTTCCTCGACCCGCGCGAGCTGAACCCCGCGATCTCCGACGAACTGGCCGCGATCCTCGCCCGCATGATGATGAAGGACCAGGCCGCCCGTTACCAAACGCCGAACGAGCTGATTTCGCACCTGAAGGGACTCGCGGAACGACTGCACGTCGCCGATCCCCTCGCACACGACAGCGCGACGAAGGCGGTTCCCGCCGAACTCCGGCTCCTGCCCGAAACCCCTCGGCTCCGCCCGTGGTGGGTGATGGCCGTTGTGGCCGTGGCCCTGGCGGTGGTCGCGTTCGTGGTGTCTACCGGCAATCCCGGTCCCGCACCCGGCCTGCCCGGGACCGCCGGCACATTTGCTAAGGACAAAGGCAAAGAGAAGGGTAACGGCCAAGACGCGAATAACGGGGGCGACCCGGCCACGAAGGGACCGACTCTTCCCGCGAACCCGGCCGCCTCCGTTGTGCCAGTACGGAAGATCGAAGAATTGGCGATGAAGCTCAAAGACCCGGCAACCACGAAGGTGGTACTTGCGCCGGGAGAGTTCGATTTGCGGCGCTTGCCCCAGGGTATTTTGTTCCAGGGAAATGCGCTGGAACTCGTGGGGGCTGGCGCCGGGCTGACGAAGATCATTGTGAACGCGAGTGCGAGTACGAATCGCGACACCTCGGGTTCACTGACCGTGAGCGCACGCACCGTTGCGATTAGCGGCGTGTGGTTCGAGCTGCGTTCCGATACGGAGAACCTGACTTTTGATACGCCGGTCGGGGTCCAGATCGAGGACGCGGCCGAGATCAAACTTACCGACTGCGTGTTCATGCCGGAGAGCCCGCAGCCGAATCACGAAGCCCGTGCGGTGGCCGTTACGCGCACACCGGCGGCCGAGGGCACGGCGGCCGTCACCGTAACGCGGTGCCTGTTCGCCCCCGGCGCGGTCGGGCTGGCGCTCCCCGCGGGTTCGACGGCGGACGTAACCGACAGCGGGTTCGCCCCGCACGCGACCGCGGCCGTGCAAATCACGGACGCACCGGTGAGCGAATCAGCGGCCCCGGCCGTAGTTACGCTCAAGCGCTCCTCGTTCATGCTCGACCCCAACGGGGCCGCGGTGGAAGGCGCGCCGGGCCGCCTGTCGGTCGGCGCCTTCGACTGCCTGTTCGCGCTGGTCGGCAACAAGACGTTTCGCGCCCCGTTCGCCTCGACGGACGCAACGAAATACGGTGCCGGCGTCGTGACGCGCGTGCGCGGTGACAAGTTGAATTTGGAGAAGCTGAAAGGCATGCAGTTTTCCGTTCCGCCCGGGCGCGCGAACGCCTTCTACCGCGTCCACCCGATCGGAGCACCGAACACTTCGTTCTCGTTCGAGGAATGTAAAGCCGCATTCGGCTTGCGGACCGACGAGAAGAACCACGTCGGTCTGGACCAGAGTCCCTGGTCGGAGAGCAAGCCGGTCGAGGCGGTGGTCTCGAAAGCGCCGTGGAAGGCGTTTCGGCTCAAAGTGGACGACGATGTGAAGGACGACCCCCTGTTGTTCATGAAGAACAAGGGCGAGACAACAGAGCCGTTCGGTGTCGTGTTCGACAAGAAGGACGAAAAACCTTTCGGCCGCCGCTTGGCGTACCCGGACATCAAGTTCTGGCCGCCGAAGCGCCCGGTGTCGGTCGCCGAGAGACCGAGAAAAGTCTGGTACCCCAAGGCCCCCGCGGGCACGGAACTCGCGCCGGGCGAGTTCACCGAGTTGCGCACTCTTTTGCGCGTGGTGCGCCCGGGCGACACGATCCAGATCCGGCACCACGGCGTGCTGCGGGTAGACGGCGAGGAACTGAAGGCCGCGACCAAGCCGAGCGAGGGCGAGTTCCGCGTCACGTTCGAGCCGTACCCCAACTGCGAGTTCGTTCTGGAGAGCCAGGGCGACGAAGAGATCGATCAGAGCCTGTTCAAACTGAAGTCCGGCGAGGTGACGTTCAACGGGATCCACTTCCTACTCAAGCCGAGCCGCGCGAAGAACGAGGTCACGGCCGCGGTCGCGGTTCTGGGGGGCCGGAGCTGCACGTTCAAGAACTGCACGTTCACCCTCGCCGAGAAGGACGACGCCCAGGTCGCGGCGGTGTACCTGCCGAACCTCAAGCCGGTAATGGAGATGGACCCGGTCGCGCGATCGGTGCCGAAGGTGGCGTTCGACCACTGCGTGGTCCGCGGGCGCGGGCGCGGCGTGTGGGTCGAAGTCACCCGCCCGCTGAACCTGGAACTGAGCGACACGCTCACCGCGCTCGACGGCCCGGTGCTGTTGTCCGAAGCGGGCGGCAAGCCGGTCGCGACGAGTACGAGTACCGCGAAGTTCTTGCGCGTCACGGCACTGGTGGCCGGGCCGATTGTCGAGATGCGCGGCGGGAAGTCCGCCGACACGATGCGCACCGCGGGGCTCACGAAACTGGACGTGGAAGCGGACGAGTGCCTGTTCGTCGCGGTGCCGCTCGCCGGGCGCCCGCTCGTGGAACTCGACGGCGTCGAGCCGACCGACTGGAAATCGGTACTGAGTTGGCAGGTGAAGAAAGCCAACCGCTACGCGAACTTCGATACCTCGGCCGTGGTCGCGCTGATCCGCCCTCACGGTGAGGGGATCGCAAAGGAATGGGGCTGGGACGACTGGGTCGGCAACGTGGGCGAACCGGCCTCTGTGACCGGCAAACGCATCGGGAAGGTGACGTTCGCGGCGCTCCCGATCGGGCTGAAAGAACTCGCTACGGTGAAGCCAGCGGACGTGGTGGTGAAGGACGCCGACTTCCCCGACCCGCTCGACTCGAAACTGATCGGCTCGAAGCTGGTCGAAGTCGGCGCTGATCCGGAGAAGTTGCCCACTGCGCCCGACGAAATGAAACCGGAGTGA
- a CDS encoding M20 family metallopeptidase produces the protein MLPLPQLLAELVRLPSVNPMGRADIDPALVHESRVTDFLEAQLRAIGCEFYRQRVAAGRENLVATYTPPGPVPFHVLFEAHQDTVPVDGMIVEPFGAKIEGGKLYGRGSCDVKGGGAVMLTAFARLIREKPAGSAKVTLAFTVDEEHGGAGIQELMASGFRADCAIVAEPTLLNIVNAHKGVARWALETTGRACHSSRPEQGVNAVYRMARLLGGIEEYAQKLQSAPADPVLGSRTISVGRVTGGVSPNTVPDFCRADVDRRLLPGETYESATAELEAVLKALPGADFPFVLARSSAGCLPLSPALSVDLVKRFGAAIDSVTGGHIVHPVPFGTDAATVAAAGVPVVVFGPGDIAQAHTKDEWIDLAQLEPAAEILFRFACGK, from the coding sequence ATGCTCCCACTGCCACAACTGCTCGCCGAACTCGTGCGCCTCCCGTCCGTCAACCCGATGGGGCGCGCGGACATCGATCCCGCGCTCGTCCACGAATCGCGCGTGACCGACTTTCTGGAAGCTCAACTTCGCGCGATTGGGTGCGAGTTCTACCGCCAGCGCGTCGCCGCCGGGCGCGAGAACCTCGTCGCCACTTATACGCCGCCGGGACCGGTGCCGTTCCACGTGCTGTTCGAGGCGCACCAGGACACGGTGCCCGTTGACGGCATGATCGTCGAGCCGTTCGGCGCGAAGATCGAGGGCGGGAAACTTTACGGGCGCGGCTCGTGCGACGTGAAGGGCGGTGGGGCGGTCATGCTCACCGCGTTCGCGCGGCTCATCCGGGAAAAGCCGGCCGGCTCCGCGAAAGTGACGCTCGCGTTCACCGTGGACGAGGAGCACGGGGGCGCCGGGATTCAGGAACTGATGGCGTCCGGGTTCCGCGCGGACTGCGCCATTGTCGCCGAGCCGACGCTGCTGAACATCGTGAACGCGCACAAGGGCGTCGCGCGCTGGGCGCTCGAAACGACCGGGCGCGCGTGCCACTCGTCGCGGCCCGAGCAGGGCGTCAACGCCGTGTACCGCATGGCCCGGCTCCTGGGCGGGATCGAGGAGTACGCGCAGAAGTTACAAAGCGCGCCCGCCGATCCGGTTCTGGGCTCGCGAACGATCTCCGTGGGCCGCGTGACCGGCGGGGTGTCGCCGAACACCGTGCCGGACTTTTGCCGCGCGGACGTGGACCGGCGCTTGCTGCCCGGTGAGACCTACGAGAGTGCGACCGCTGAACTCGAAGCTGTTTTGAAGGCGCTACCGGGGGCGGATTTCCCGTTTGTACTCGCGCGCAGTTCCGCTGGGTGTCTCCCTCTCAGTCCGGCCCTCTCGGTGGACCTCGTGAAGCGGTTCGGCGCGGCCATCGATTCCGTTACGGGGGGACACATCGTTCACCCGGTGCCGTTCGGTACGGACGCCGCGACGGTCGCGGCCGCGGGCGTGCCGGTGGTGGTGTTCGGCCCGGGCGACATCGCGCAGGCGCACACCAAGGACGAGTGGATCGATCTCGCGCAGTTGGAACCCGCGGCCGAGATCCTGTTCCGATTTGCGTGCGGAAAATGA
- the sucC gene encoding ADP-forming succinate--CoA ligase subunit beta — MKVHEYQAKELLAAAGANVPRHVVCKTPDEAAAAFDQLSNGGGVMVKAQIHAGGRGAGQLVGFADKLGGVKFCSSKEKARTVAETMLKHPLKTLQTGPQGQPIRTLIVQADAEPDKEFYVAVVFDRGIGLPVLMASAAGGMDIEKVAHDTPEQIIKVPFSPETGLLAFQARRLAYELGFTGDQVAKAEKIMLALSKVYLEKDATLAEVNPLAVTKSGDVVVLDAKFDFDDNALFRHKDVAALRDESEENPAELRAGKANLNFIQLDGTIACLVNGAGLAMATMDIINYHGTAHGVGPANFLDVGGSVTAAGAVEAFRIILSDPKVKGILVNVFGGIASCATIADALVKAGKEVGFKVPVVVRLEGNEVEKARAILAAAAADLPTLKTAADLTGAAKLIVELSK; from the coding sequence ATGAAGGTTCACGAGTACCAGGCCAAAGAGCTGCTCGCCGCCGCGGGCGCGAACGTCCCCAGGCACGTCGTCTGTAAGACGCCCGACGAGGCCGCCGCCGCGTTCGACCAGCTCAGTAACGGCGGCGGGGTCATGGTGAAGGCCCAGATCCACGCCGGCGGGCGCGGGGCCGGACAGCTCGTCGGGTTCGCGGACAAGCTCGGCGGGGTCAAGTTTTGTAGCAGCAAAGAAAAGGCCCGCACCGTCGCCGAGACGATGCTGAAGCACCCGCTGAAGACGCTCCAGACCGGGCCGCAGGGCCAGCCGATCCGCACGCTCATCGTCCAGGCCGACGCTGAGCCGGACAAGGAGTTCTACGTCGCCGTCGTGTTCGACCGCGGGATCGGGCTGCCGGTACTCATGGCGTCCGCGGCCGGCGGGATGGACATCGAAAAAGTCGCGCACGACACGCCCGAACAAATCATCAAGGTGCCGTTCAGCCCGGAAACCGGGCTGCTCGCGTTCCAGGCCCGGCGCCTGGCCTACGAACTCGGCTTCACCGGCGACCAGGTCGCGAAGGCCGAGAAGATCATGCTCGCGCTCTCGAAGGTCTACCTGGAGAAGGACGCGACCCTCGCCGAAGTGAACCCGCTCGCGGTCACGAAGTCCGGCGACGTCGTGGTGCTCGACGCGAAGTTCGATTTCGACGACAACGCGCTGTTCCGCCACAAGGACGTCGCGGCCCTGCGCGACGAGAGCGAGGAGAACCCGGCCGAACTGCGGGCGGGCAAGGCCAACCTGAACTTCATTCAGCTCGACGGGACCATCGCGTGCCTGGTCAACGGCGCGGGCCTGGCGATGGCCACGATGGACATCATCAACTACCACGGGACGGCCCACGGCGTCGGCCCGGCGAACTTCCTGGACGTGGGCGGGAGCGTGACCGCGGCCGGGGCGGTCGAGGCGTTCCGCATCATCCTCTCCGATCCGAAGGTGAAGGGCATTCTGGTGAACGTGTTCGGCGGGATCGCGAGCTGCGCGACCATCGCCGACGCGCTCGTGAAGGCCGGCAAAGAGGTCGGGTTCAAGGTGCCGGTCGTCGTGCGGCTCGAGGGCAACGAGGTCGAAAAGGCGCGGGCCATTCTCGCGGCCGCGGCCGCCGACCTCCCCACCCTGAAGACCGCCGCCGACCTGACGGGCGCCGCGAAGCTGATCGTCGAGCTGAGCAAGTGA
- the sucD gene encoding succinate--CoA ligase subunit alpha, producing the protein MSILVDKSTRVICQGITGSAGSFHTDQCLLYGSQFVGGVTPKKGGTTWKGEKSEKQLPVFNTVAEAVKATGATASMIFVPPGGAADAIMEAADAGVTLIVAITEGIPVLDMARAKRYLKTKPGARLVGPNCPGVITPGQCKIGIMPGHIHKPCGAGEKGIGVISRSGTLTYEAVFQLTALGLPQSTCVGIGGDPVIGTNQIELLEMFENDPQTSAILMIGEIGGTAEEAAAEFVAKSVKKPVAAFIAGQTAPPGRRMGHAGAIISGGSGSAADKIAALEKAGIEVAPTPADLGSAVQKAMAKKK; encoded by the coding sequence ATGAGCATCCTCGTCGACAAGTCCACCCGCGTCATCTGCCAGGGCATCACCGGCTCGGCCGGGAGCTTCCACACCGACCAGTGCCTGCTGTACGGGTCGCAGTTCGTCGGCGGGGTCACGCCCAAGAAGGGCGGCACGACGTGGAAGGGCGAGAAGTCGGAAAAGCAGCTCCCCGTCTTCAACACCGTGGCCGAAGCGGTAAAGGCGACCGGCGCGACCGCGAGCATGATCTTCGTCCCGCCCGGCGGCGCGGCCGACGCGATCATGGAAGCCGCGGACGCGGGCGTCACGCTCATCGTCGCCATCACCGAGGGCATTCCCGTTCTGGACATGGCCCGCGCGAAGCGCTACCTGAAGACCAAGCCCGGCGCGCGGCTCGTCGGGCCGAACTGCCCCGGGGTGATTACCCCCGGGCAGTGCAAGATCGGCATCATGCCGGGGCACATTCACAAGCCGTGTGGCGCGGGCGAAAAGGGCATCGGCGTCATCAGCCGGTCCGGGACGCTGACCTACGAAGCCGTGTTCCAACTTACGGCCCTGGGGCTCCCGCAAAGCACCTGCGTCGGCATCGGCGGCGACCCGGTGATCGGCACGAACCAGATCGAACTCCTGGAGATGTTCGAGAACGACCCACAGACGTCCGCGATCCTGATGATCGGTGAGATCGGCGGCACCGCGGAAGAAGCGGCGGCGGAATTCGTAGCGAAGAGCGTGAAGAAGCCGGTGGCGGCGTTCATCGCGGGCCAGACGGCCCCCCCGGGCCGGCGCATGGGCCACGCGGGCGCGATCATCTCCGGCGGGAGCGGGAGCGCGGCCGACAAGATCGCGGCGCTGGAGAAGGCCGGGATCGAGGTCGCCCCCACGCCCGCCGACCTGGGCAGCGCCGTGCAGAAGGCAATGGCGAAGAAGAAGTAA